The DNA region CAGATGTATGGGTGATTAAATCTCTAATGGTGATTTCTCTTTTTGCAGCTTTGGTTGTATATTTTCCATCTGGATATAATGAATCTAAAACTTGCGGATTTTTAAATTCAGGAATGTATTTTGAAATAGGATCATCTAATTTGAATTTACCCTCTTCCCATAGCATCATCACGGCAGTCGTAGTTATGGCTTTGGATTGTGATGCAATTCTAAAAATAGCATCCGTATTTAGTTTTTTAGATGAAGTATTATCGGCCATTCCAAAAGCCTTCAAATAAACAATTTTTCCATGACGGGCTACTAAGGCAACCGCTCCCGGAATTTCTGATTCGGCAACGGCTTTGTTAAGCATATTGTCTATTCGAGTTAGTCTTTCGCTCGAAATACCTACGCTTTCAGGTGTGGCTTCAGTAAGTTTAGGAGAATTTTTAATGGAATGTGTTTACGCGAGTAGGCTTAAACTCCAAACGCTTAAAAGTGTTACTAGTGTTTTTTTCATGGTTGGTTGATATATAAAATAGATTTAATAATTTCTATTCGGGGATTTTTTCAATTAATATAGGATTATTAGCATTGTCATAATAAGTACAGGTCATTTCGATAATGTCAACGCGCCATTTGGCAATACCACAAATAGCAGCATGTTGACAAAAAGTAGGATAATCGGTTTGACCGTCTTGATGCATCACTAAAAATTCGATGAAACGTTCTTTGTTGGCTACTGTAGTAATCGGAATAGCATCGTATTTTTTTCCGAACTT from Flavobacterium nitratireducens includes:
- a CDS encoding serine hydrolase domain-containing protein, whose amino-acid sequence is MLNKAVAESEIPGAVALVARHGKIVYLKAFGMADNTSSKKLNTDAIFRIASQSKAITTTAVMMLWEEGKFKLDDPISKYIPEFKNPQVLDSLYPDGKYTTKAAKREITIRDLITHTSGIGYGQIDSDSRFTKIYQDAGVTDLFTTEKITIAESVKKVSQIATAPQSGRKIHL